The segment ACCCTCTATGAGCCTTACGTCCTCCTCGGCCTTCGGCAGGTTTTCCCTGAGAAGTGCGTTTATATCCTTGCCCTTGAGGGCTTTGAAGCTCTCCTTTGGAAGAACTATGAGTATCTCACTCATTTCTCTTCCTCTCCAGCTCGGTCTTCCTGTCGTAGCAGGTCACGTAAAAGGCCAGCAGGCCCTTCCACTTCCCGTAGGGCTCTATTACCCCCCTCACATCCTTCTCCCTTACATCTTTTACGTTCCTACCAAAAATCTTTGCTATGCCCCTCCTCAGGCCGAGGTCTCCGGCCGGGTAGGTGTTCTTCCTCAGCCCGTAGGCTAAAAAGAGCTCCGCCGTCCACTTTCCAATCCCGCGGAACTTAGTGAGGTATTTGATCGCATCCTCAGCTTTCCAGTCCCACAGGTCGAGGTTGAGCTTCCCCTTAATGTAGAGTGCCGTTAGGTTTTTTATATACCGGGCCCGGTAGCCGAGCCTAGCTTCCTTCAGCTCCTCGTCGCTAAGTCCAGCTATGTCCTCGGCGGTGGGAAAGGCGTAGATGTCACCAACCCGCTTTCCAGCGAGCCTCACGAGGTTCGCGATAGTCCTCTGAGCAAACTCAAAGCTAACCTGCTGCTGCGCTATGACCTCCACGAGGGCTTGGTAGGGGCTCGGTGAGGCGGGCATGGTGAGTCCCTTGAATTCCTCCGCCAGAAACGCGAAAGGGGAGTCGCTTATCTCGGCGTAGAACGACCCTAAGTCGGTGTCGAGGCCGAGAATGAAGGAGAGCTTCTCCTTAACGAGCTTTTTCTCCCTCTTCCCAAGGTCGTCCGGCAGTATGAAGTCCTCGCCGTCGTAGCCTGCTATAACGCTCCTTTCATCGGAAATGCTGAGGGCCTGAATGAAGACTCCGTCTTTGAACTTCCAGGTGCCGTTGCGTATCATCTCGTGGACCGTTTTCCAGAGGTCAACCCCAACCATCGGTCGAGCCTGACGGGGTTCTTCCTTATATCCTTTAGGGTCGAGACGTAGAGGCGCCTCCCATCAACGGAGCGCTTTATCTCAAGCTCCCCCTTCTCCTCAAGAAAGAGCATGGCCTCCTTAACGACTTCGGGCTTGAGCTTGAGATGTTCTCTAACGAAGTCCCAGAAGGGCTCTTCCCTTGTGTAGCGCGCGACGAGCCTGACGAGCTTCCAGGAGAGCCTCACCTTCTCCTCTTCATTCCTTGAGACCCTAAACCTCTTCACAAGTTCCATGGGCTCCATATTGAGGGTTCTGTTACTTCCATTATATATCCCTTTTGTGGGCAAAAAGGTTTAAACTTCTTGGTAGTATTAAACACAGGGATGCCCATGAGAAAAGAGCCCCTCCTGCTCCTCATCCTCATCGCCCTCATCTTGGCTCCGAGTGTGCAGGGCGCAAAGAAAGTCGTCTACGTCGCCAAAGTAGAGGGCACGATAACCGAATACACGGCAGACCAGTTCCAGAGGTACATAGACATAGCCGAGAGGAACAACGCGGAGGCCCTGATAATCGAGCTCAACACTCCCGGAGGGCTGGGGGATGCCATGATGCGCATAGTCTCCGAAATCCAGAATTCAAGCGTCCCGGTCATCATATACGTCTATCCCCGGGGTGCGATAGCGGCATCGGCCGGGACTTACATAGCCATGGGCTCCCACCTTATCGCGATGGCCCCGGCGACGAGCATAGGTGCCTGCGAGCCGATACTGGGCTATTCCCAGAACGGTAGCATAGTCAGGGCCCCCGAGAAGATA is part of the Thermococcus sp. genome and harbors:
- a CDS encoding DNA-3-methyladenine glycosylase, which codes for MVGVDLWKTVHEMIRNGTWKFKDGVFIQALSISDERSVIAGYDGEDFILPDDLGKREKKLVKEKLSFILGLDTDLGSFYAEISDSPFAFLAEEFKGLTMPASPSPYQALVEVIAQQQVSFEFAQRTIANLVRLAGKRVGDIYAFPTAEDIAGLSDEELKEARLGYRARYIKNLTALYIKGKLNLDLWDWKAEDAIKYLTKFRGIGKWTAELFLAYGLRKNTYPAGDLGLRRGIAKIFGRNVKDVREKDVRGVIEPYGKWKGLLAFYVTCYDRKTELERKRNE